In one window of Streptomyces sp. NBC_01224 DNA:
- a CDS encoding ABC transporter ATP-binding protein: MNSTTLMSTVKVRKLTVRHRRTAVLDAVDLDFAPGVHGILGPNGAGKTSLIRVLATVAAPSGGRVELLGSEVGAKSGHRSRAAVRRRLGYLPQEFGFYPGFTVREFVAYVAWLKEMDAAAVPAAVELAVGRVGLADRIDAPVKTLSGGMVRRVGIAQAIVNDPDLLLLDEPTAGLDPEQRVEFRALIRELGSTSTVIVSTHLVEDVAAACTDVTLIEAGRIAYRGTTQELTALGGEDTGADGPDGNPIERGYTAALRAHRAEVAHR, translated from the coding sequence ATGAACAGCACCACACTCATGAGCACGGTCAAGGTCAGGAAACTGACCGTGCGGCACCGCAGAACGGCCGTGCTCGACGCCGTCGACCTCGACTTCGCACCCGGTGTGCACGGGATCCTCGGACCGAACGGGGCGGGCAAGACCTCGCTGATCCGGGTGCTCGCGACGGTCGCCGCACCGTCCGGCGGCCGGGTGGAGCTCCTTGGCAGCGAGGTCGGCGCGAAGTCCGGCCACCGCAGCCGGGCGGCGGTCCGGCGCAGGCTCGGCTATCTGCCGCAGGAGTTCGGGTTCTACCCGGGCTTCACCGTCCGCGAGTTCGTCGCCTATGTGGCCTGGCTCAAGGAGATGGACGCGGCGGCGGTACCCGCGGCCGTGGAGCTTGCGGTGGGCCGGGTGGGTCTGGCGGACCGGATCGACGCCCCGGTGAAGACCCTGTCGGGCGGGATGGTGCGGCGCGTCGGCATCGCCCAGGCGATCGTCAACGATCCGGACCTGCTGCTGCTCGACGAGCCGACCGCCGGTCTCGACCCGGAGCAGCGGGTCGAGTTCCGGGCGCTGATACGCGAACTGGGCAGCACGTCCACCGTGATCGTCTCGACCCATCTGGTCGAGGATGTGGCCGCGGCCTGCACCGATGTGACGCTGATCGAGGCGGGCCGGATCGCCTACCGGGGTACGACGCAGGAGCTGACGGCCCTCGGCGGCGAGGACACCGGAGCGGACGGGCCGGACGGCAACCCGATCGAGCGCGGCTACACCGCTGCGCTGCGGGCGCACCGGGCGGAGGTGGCGCACCGATGA
- a CDS encoding spermidine synthase gives MPDIHGPDALAPVTLDRREGPYGEVVLRERGDDFEIIANGCFLMDTSDGRSERLLIDAALAALPADRAAPAVLIGGLGVGFSLVRAAAEPRWGRIAVVEREQAIVDWHLEGPLAGISGAALADPRTAILTTDLISYLRTTTDRYDALCLDIDNGPDWTVTEDNTSLYSPAGLADCRERLTPGGVLAVWSAQPSAEFEQALQNAGFSGVRTEEVSVARGVPDVVHLALRTG, from the coding sequence ATGCCCGACATCCACGGCCCCGACGCCCTCGCCCCCGTCACGCTCGACCGCCGCGAAGGCCCTTACGGCGAAGTCGTTCTGCGGGAGCGGGGGGACGACTTCGAGATCATCGCCAACGGGTGCTTTCTGATGGACACCTCCGACGGGCGTTCCGAGCGGCTGCTGATCGACGCGGCGCTGGCCGCGCTGCCCGCCGACCGCGCGGCACCGGCGGTGCTCATCGGGGGTCTCGGGGTGGGGTTCTCGCTCGTCCGGGCCGCCGCCGAGCCGCGGTGGGGACGGATCGCCGTCGTCGAGCGGGAGCAGGCGATCGTGGACTGGCATCTGGAGGGGCCGCTGGCCGGGATCTCCGGTGCGGCGCTCGCCGATCCGCGGACCGCGATCCTGACGACGGATCTCATTTCGTACCTGCGCACGACTACGGACCGTTACGACGCCCTGTGCCTGGACATCGACAACGGACCGGACTGGACGGTCACGGAGGACAACACGAGCCTGTACTCCCCCGCCGGTCTGGCGGACTGCCGGGAGCGACTGACACCGGGCGGCGTTCTCGCGGTGTGGTCCGCACAACCGTCCGCCGAGTTCGAACAGGCTTTGCAGAATGCCGGATTCAGTGGGGTAAGGACGGAAGAGGTCAGTGTTGCCCGAGGTGTTCCCGACGTGGTGCATCTCGCACTTCGGACAGGCTGA
- a CDS encoding response regulator transcription factor, translating into MEQTHTTHNGVAATPGAQRRVLVVEDDVTIVEAISARLRAEGFLVQTALDGPAAVDAAEAWQPDLMVLDIMLPGFDGLEVCRRVQARRPVPVLMLTARDDETDMLVGLGVGADDYMTKPFSMRELAARVHVLLRRVERAALAAVTPRSGILRLGELEIDHAQRRVRVRAEDVHLTPTEFDLLVCLANTPRAVLSREQLLAEVWDWADASGTRTVDSHIKALRRKIGAERIRTVHGVGYALETPAP; encoded by the coding sequence ATGGAACAGACACACACCACCCACAACGGTGTCGCGGCCACCCCGGGCGCGCAGCGCCGGGTGCTGGTGGTCGAGGACGACGTCACGATCGTCGAAGCCATTTCCGCCCGGCTGCGGGCCGAGGGCTTTCTCGTGCAGACCGCACTCGACGGACCCGCGGCCGTGGACGCGGCCGAGGCATGGCAGCCCGATCTGATGGTGCTCGACATCATGCTCCCCGGCTTCGACGGCCTGGAGGTCTGCCGCCGTGTGCAGGCCCGGCGGCCGGTGCCGGTGCTGATGCTGACGGCCAGGGACGACGAGACCGACATGCTGGTCGGCCTCGGGGTCGGCGCCGACGACTACATGACCAAGCCGTTCTCGATGCGCGAGCTGGCGGCCCGGGTGCACGTCCTGCTGCGCCGGGTCGAGCGTGCGGCACTGGCCGCTGTGACACCGCGCAGCGGCATACTGCGCCTCGGCGAGCTGGAGATCGATCACGCGCAGCGCCGGGTCCGGGTGCGCGCCGAAGACGTCCACCTCACACCGACCGAGTTCGATCTGCTGGTCTGCCTGGCCAACACCCCGCGTGCGGTGCTCTCCCGGGAGCAGCTGCTGGCCGAGGTCTGGGACTGGGCGGACGCCTCCGGCACCCGGACCGTCGACAGCCACATCAAAGCGCTGCGCCGGAAGATCGGTGCGGAGCGGATCCGTACCGTGCACGGTGTCGGCTACGCCCTGGAGACCCCGGCGCCATGA
- a CDS encoding HAMP domain-containing sensor histidine kinase, protein MTRPGSGLRPFSVKAKLGTLVVVSVFITTGLLMVAVRTRTELRFITVFSVIATLLITQFVAHGLTAPLDEMTTVARSISHGDYTRRVSGADRRDELGDLAQTINRMADDLEAVDRHRKELVANVSHELRTPIAALRAVLENVVDGVSSADPETMRTALKQTERLGKLVETLLDLSRLDNGVVTLKARRFEVWPYLSGVLKEANLAASHRRLSSGSGNHTRKDVHLHLDVSPPELTAHADAERLHQVVANLIDNAVKHSPPHGRVTVLARRGAGPESLALEVLDEGPGIPESERHRVFERFNRGEVPSPHGPGSDGGTGLGLAIARWAVDLHGGRIGVAESARGCRIQVTLPGIRQPRG, encoded by the coding sequence ATGACCCGGCCCGGCTCCGGACTGCGCCCTTTCTCGGTCAAGGCCAAGCTGGGCACGCTCGTGGTGGTCTCGGTGTTCATCACCACCGGGCTGCTGATGGTGGCCGTGCGCACCAGGACCGAACTGCGCTTCATCACGGTGTTCTCGGTGATCGCGACCCTGCTGATCACCCAGTTCGTGGCGCACGGTCTGACTGCGCCGCTGGACGAGATGACGACCGTGGCCCGGTCGATATCGCACGGTGACTACACCAGACGGGTGAGCGGCGCCGACCGGCGTGACGAGCTCGGCGATCTGGCCCAGACGATCAACCGCATGGCGGACGATCTGGAGGCCGTGGACCGGCACCGCAAGGAGCTGGTGGCCAATGTGTCGCATGAGCTACGAACCCCCATCGCGGCGCTGAGAGCCGTGCTGGAGAACGTCGTGGACGGGGTGTCCTCGGCCGATCCGGAGACGATGCGCACGGCCCTGAAGCAGACCGAGCGGCTCGGCAAGCTGGTGGAGACGCTGCTGGACCTGTCCCGCCTGGACAACGGGGTGGTCACGCTCAAGGCCCGCCGTTTCGAGGTGTGGCCGTATCTGTCGGGTGTGCTGAAGGAGGCCAACCTCGCCGCCTCGCACCGCCGGCTGTCCTCCGGCTCCGGGAATCACACCCGCAAGGACGTACATCTGCATCTGGATGTGTCGCCGCCCGAGCTGACCGCGCACGCGGATGCGGAACGCCTGCACCAGGTCGTGGCCAATCTGATCGACAACGCTGTCAAGCACAGCCCGCCGCACGGCCGGGTCACTGTGCTGGCCCGGCGCGGGGCCGGACCGGAATCCCTGGCACTGGAGGTCCTGGACGAGGGCCCGGGCATTCCGGAGTCCGAGAGGCACCGCGTCTTCGAGCGTTTCAACCGCGGCGAGGTGCCGTCCCCGCACGGTCCGGGCAGCGACGGCGGTACGGGCCTGGGCCTGGCGATCGCCCGCTGGGCGGTGGATCTGCACGGCGGACGAATCGGCGTGGCCGAATCCGCTCGCGGTTGCCGCATCCAGGTCACTCTTCCGGGGATTCGGCAACCGCGAGGTTGA
- a CDS encoding multifunctional oxoglutarate decarboxylase/oxoglutarate dehydrogenase thiamine pyrophosphate-binding subunit/dihydrolipoyllysine-residue succinyltransferase subunit translates to MSSQSPSNSSISTDQASPGTNPAAAFGPNEWLVDEIYQQYLQDPSSVDRAWWDFFADYKPGTSGTADKPVPGAAAAGAAVTPAPAATAPAITPQATPAQAPAPAVKAPAAPAPVQAAPAAAAPAAPAKAAPAPAAKAAAPAPAKPAAAEATEAPAGPEYVTLRGPSAAVAKNMNASLELPTATSVRAVPVKLLFDNRIVINNHLKRARGGKISFTHLIGYAMVQALKAMPAMNHSFALKDGKPTLVKPDHVNLGLAIDLVKPNGDRQLVVAAIKKAETLNFFEFWQAYEDIVRRARNGKLGMDDFTGVTASLTNPGGIGTVHSVPRLMPGQGLIMGVGAMDYPAEFQGTSQDTLNKLGISKVMTLTSTYDHRVIQGAASGEFLRIVAQLLLGENEFYDEIFKALRIPYEPVRWLTDIDASHDNDVTKAARVFELIHSYRVRGHVMADTDPLEYRQRKHPDLDITEHGLTLWDLERDFAVGGFAGKSMMKLRDILGVLRESYCRTTGIEFMHIQDPKQRKWIQDRVERTRTQQPEREEQLRILRRLNAAEAFETFLQTKYVGQKRFSLEGGESVIPLLDAVIDSAAEARLDEVVIGMAHRGRLNVLANIVGKSYAQIFREFEGNLDPRSMHGSGDVKYHLGAEGTFTGLDGEQIKVSLAANPSHLEAVDPVLEGIARAKQDIINKGGTDFTVLPVALHGDAAFAGQGVVAETLNMSQLRGYRTGGTVHVVINNQVGFTAAPESSRSSMYATDVARMIEAPIIHVNGDDPEAVVRVARLAFEFRQAFNKDVVIDLICYRRRGHNEGDNPEFTNPQMYTLIDKKRSVRKLYTESLIGRGDITLEEAEQALQDFQGQLEKVFAEVREATSLPAPAHIPEVQPEFPVAVTTAVSQEVVKVIAESQVNIPDRITVHPRLMPQMQRRASSVENGTIDWGMGETLAIGSLLMEGTPVRLAGQDTRRGTFGQRHAVLVDQVTGEDYTPLLYLSDDQARYNVYDSLLSEYAAMGFEYGYSLARPESLVIWEAQFGDFVNGAQTVVDEFISSAEQKWGQTSGVTLLLPHGYEGQGPDHSSARPERFLQLCAQNNMTVAMPTLPSNYFHLLRWQVHNPHHKPLVVFTPKSMLRLKAAASKAEEFTTGGFRPVIGDDSVDPNAVRKVVFCAGKVYYDLEAEREKRGVTDTAIIRLERLYPLPGAELQAEIAKYPNAAKYLWAQEEPANQGAWPFIALNLIDHLDLAVGADVPHGERLRRISRPHGSSPAVGSAKRHQAEQAQLVAEVFEA, encoded by the coding sequence GTGTCGTCTCAGTCCCCCAGTAACTCGAGCATCTCGACCGACCAAGCCAGCCCGGGTACGAACCCGGCTGCAGCTTTCGGACCCAATGAGTGGCTCGTCGACGAGATCTACCAGCAGTACCTCCAGGATCCCAGTTCGGTCGATCGCGCCTGGTGGGACTTCTTCGCCGACTACAAGCCGGGTACGTCCGGCACGGCGGACAAGCCCGTTCCCGGCGCCGCAGCCGCGGGGGCTGCGGTGACCCCGGCCCCGGCCGCCACCGCACCGGCCATCACACCCCAGGCCACTCCGGCGCAGGCCCCGGCTCCGGCCGTGAAGGCGCCCGCGGCCCCGGCGCCCGTACAGGCCGCTCCCGCCGCCGCTGCTCCGGCAGCCCCGGCGAAGGCCGCGCCGGCTCCGGCCGCGAAGGCCGCCGCTCCTGCGCCGGCCAAGCCCGCCGCGGCTGAGGCCACCGAGGCCCCGGCCGGCCCCGAGTACGTGACGCTGCGCGGTCCGTCGGCCGCCGTCGCGAAGAACATGAACGCCTCGCTGGAGCTGCCGACGGCCACGTCCGTCCGCGCCGTTCCGGTGAAGCTGCTCTTCGACAACCGCATCGTCATCAACAACCACCTCAAGCGCGCCCGGGGCGGGAAGATCTCCTTCACGCACCTCATCGGGTACGCGATGGTGCAGGCCCTCAAGGCCATGCCGGCGATGAACCACTCCTTCGCGCTGAAGGACGGCAAGCCGACCCTGGTCAAGCCGGACCATGTCAACCTCGGTCTGGCCATCGACCTGGTGAAGCCGAACGGCGACCGCCAGCTGGTCGTCGCGGCCATCAAGAAGGCCGAGACGCTCAACTTCTTCGAGTTCTGGCAGGCCTACGAGGACATCGTCCGCCGCGCCCGCAACGGCAAGCTCGGCATGGACGACTTCACCGGAGTCACCGCCTCGCTGACCAACCCCGGCGGCATCGGCACCGTGCACTCGGTGCCCCGTCTGATGCCCGGACAGGGCCTCATCATGGGCGTCGGCGCGATGGACTACCCGGCAGAGTTCCAGGGCACCTCGCAGGACACCCTGAACAAGCTGGGCATCTCCAAGGTCATGACGCTGACCTCGACGTACGACCACCGGGTCATCCAGGGCGCCGCCTCCGGCGAGTTCCTGCGGATCGTCGCCCAGCTCCTCCTCGGCGAGAACGAGTTCTACGACGAGATCTTCAAGGCGCTGCGCATCCCGTACGAGCCGGTCCGCTGGCTCACGGACATCGACGCCTCGCACGACAACGACGTCACCAAGGCCGCGCGGGTCTTCGAGCTGATCCACTCCTACCGGGTCCGCGGCCATGTCATGGCCGACACCGACCCGCTGGAGTACCGCCAGCGCAAGCACCCCGACCTGGACATCACCGAGCACGGCCTCACCCTGTGGGACCTGGAGCGGGACTTCGCGGTCGGCGGTTTCGCCGGCAAGTCGATGATGAAGCTCCGCGACATCCTCGGTGTGCTGCGAGAGTCGTACTGCCGCACCACCGGCATCGAGTTCATGCACATCCAGGACCCGAAGCAGCGCAAGTGGATCCAGGACCGGGTGGAGCGCACGCGCACCCAGCAGCCCGAGCGCGAGGAGCAGCTGCGCATCCTGCGCCGGCTGAACGCCGCCGAGGCGTTCGAGACGTTCCTGCAGACCAAGTACGTCGGCCAGAAGCGGTTCTCGCTGGAGGGCGGCGAGTCCGTCATCCCGCTGCTCGACGCGGTCATCGACTCCGCCGCCGAGGCCCGCCTCGACGAGGTCGTCATCGGTATGGCCCACCGCGGCCGGCTGAACGTGCTGGCGAACATCGTCGGCAAGTCGTACGCGCAGATCTTCCGCGAGTTCGAGGGCAACCTCGACCCCCGGTCGATGCACGGCTCCGGCGACGTGAAGTACCACCTGGGCGCCGAGGGCACCTTCACCGGTCTGGACGGCGAGCAGATCAAGGTCTCGCTGGCCGCCAACCCCTCGCACCTGGAGGCGGTCGACCCGGTCCTGGAGGGCATCGCCCGCGCCAAGCAGGACATCATCAACAAGGGCGGCACGGACTTCACGGTCCTGCCCGTCGCGCTCCACGGCGACGCGGCCTTCGCGGGTCAGGGCGTCGTCGCCGAGACGCTCAACATGTCGCAGCTGCGCGGCTACCGCACCGGCGGCACCGTGCACGTGGTGATCAACAACCAGGTCGGCTTCACCGCCGCCCCGGAGTCCTCGCGCTCCTCGATGTACGCCACGGATGTGGCGCGGATGATCGAGGCGCCGATCATCCACGTCAACGGTGACGACCCCGAGGCCGTCGTCCGTGTCGCACGCCTGGCCTTCGAGTTCCGGCAGGCGTTCAACAAGGACGTCGTGATCGACCTCATCTGCTACCGCCGCCGCGGTCACAACGAGGGCGACAACCCGGAGTTCACCAACCCGCAGATGTACACCCTGATCGACAAGAAGCGCTCGGTGCGCAAGCTCTACACCGAGTCCCTCATCGGTCGCGGCGACATCACGCTGGAAGAGGCCGAGCAAGCGCTGCAGGACTTCCAGGGTCAGCTGGAGAAGGTCTTCGCGGAGGTCCGCGAGGCCACCTCGCTGCCGGCTCCGGCACACATCCCCGAGGTCCAGCCCGAGTTCCCGGTCGCCGTGACCACCGCGGTCTCCCAGGAGGTCGTGAAGGTCATCGCGGAGTCCCAGGTCAACATCCCCGACCGGATCACCGTCCACCCCCGTCTGATGCCGCAGATGCAGCGCCGTGCCTCCTCTGTGGAGAACGGCACGATCGACTGGGGCATGGGCGAGACCCTGGCCATCGGTTCGCTGCTGATGGAGGGCACCCCGGTCCGGCTCGCCGGCCAGGACACCCGCCGCGGCACCTTCGGCCAGCGTCACGCGGTCCTCGTCGACCAGGTGACCGGCGAGGACTACACCCCGCTGCTCTACCTCTCCGACGACCAGGCGCGCTACAACGTCTACGACTCGCTGCTCAGCGAGTACGCGGCGATGGGCTTCGAGTACGGCTACTCGCTGGCCCGTCCGGAGTCGCTGGTCATCTGGGAGGCCCAGTTCGGTGACTTCGTCAACGGCGCGCAGACCGTCGTCGACGAGTTCATCTCCTCGGCCGAGCAGAAGTGGGGCCAGACCTCCGGCGTCACGCTGCTGCTGCCGCACGGCTACGAGGGCCAGGGCCCGGACCACTCGTCCGCCCGCCCGGAGCGCTTCCTGCAGCTGTGCGCGCAGAACAACATGACGGTCGCCATGCCGACGCTCCCGTCGAACTACTTCCACCTCCTGCGGTGGCAGGTGCACAACCCGCACCACAAGCCGCTGGTCGTCTTCACCCCGAAGTCGATGCTCCGCCTCAAGGCGGCGGCGTCGAAGGCGGAGGAGTTCACCACCGGCGGCTTCCGCCCGGTGATCGGCGACGACTCGGTCGACCCGAACGCGGTGCGCAAGGTCGTCTTCTGCGCCGGCAAGGTCTACTACGACCTGGAGGCCGAGCGCGAGAAGCGCGGCGTCACGGACACCGCGATCATCCGTCTGGAGCGCCTGTACCCGCTGCCCGGTGCCGAGCTCCAGGCCGAGATCGCCAAGTACCCGAACGCCGCGAAGTACCTGTGGGCCCAGGAGGAGCCGGCCAACCAGGGTGCCTGGCCGTTCATCGCCCTGAACCTGATCGACCACCTGGACCTGGCCGTCGGCGCCGACGTCCCGCACGGTGAGCGCCTGCGCCGCATCTCGCGACCGCACGGCTCGTCCCCGGCGGTCGGCTCGGCCAAGCGCCACCAGGCCGAGCAGGCACAGCTGGTCGCCGAGGTCTTCGAGGCCTGA
- the fxsT gene encoding FxSxx-COOH system tetratricopeptide repeat protein codes for MNGEEQTLLVEPVVSRPHEAEAGCAYLVTVDLRGPLGPQGEDDCEAWPYQDEELTFTVALDGGPHFVCEVLDDPALVLHRYGGTYGPARFVVTAGRVTGPAGLWLTITNQWGMPVRKAALPCRIREPAVDGSAQSPSVVGYVPDRSPAPEEYWPATVDAAPPARPETSATTEPSGTPPATRPASGPADHVTISFAGFNRAWAAWIGDRLERRGVTVVRQRWDPPSELPLEEMLRDLLLARGQVLLILSDWYFQLGPRSRDEWDSALREVVASDPDRFAAVSVTTSALPGATSLLEAADLTAVGADEAERRLLVRLGLSTDPLPESVEARQGPRFPAEIPEVWGGVPRRSTRFTGREELLNRTYEVFQDAGPGAGVVTLHGMSGVGKTQLAAEYVYRFGSEYDVVWWVPADRRTLYRQKLAELAPELGLSTGAEYGERLRAVRDALRRGEPHSHWLLVLDGADEPEQIWDLVPTGPGHVLITSRNPEWSQHNSNLVEVPVYDREESVAFIRRRAPRLTPAEADQFADALEDLPLLLDQTAGWLNDSDMSVEEYIELLEGGIDQDVVKVSADFPLAFRTAWSILLNRITELAPEAVELLRICTCFAPDALPLHLLRRIAWHTVTGLEIFVDPGALDRAIQQLLRYSITRLETTGTPTTGATELDGALHIHRMIHRMVRSDMPDAKREEYRRAARTALAAINSGQPSDVRMWPQYAAITPHLKWAEVLESTEFPVQTLVLDCLRYMYLSGEYGSGIRLAEPAMNSWRTLLGGTHPRIWDLGHHYANLLRALGNYRTSEGVERAAADHLRAERGELDPEHLRAAGGLAADLRGLGRYPEALELSASIRDRYFTVLGQEDYRTLNADNNLAVSLRLLGRYGEALEQDRHTLARRRSVLGASAPATLYSEINCAIDLRLLGHHREAGETLRHTVGGHLQSMGANNPQTLRAQHNLALCQYFADGPAAALPLLTDVRERCLRLLGGHDPLTLLITASGAWAERRSGEFGRALRLHEEVVVGYRWMLGEEHPYTIGVEGNLGLMRWTLGERDTASYEIERARTLMAEAVGDEHPWAIGCALNATIVRMRNGWADEAHELGRVNRTRAAASLGPEHPLATACRHAGDWVRVESLAFWDFEPLII; via the coding sequence GTGAACGGTGAGGAACAGACCCTTCTGGTCGAGCCCGTCGTCAGCCGCCCCCACGAGGCCGAGGCGGGTTGCGCCTATCTCGTCACCGTCGACCTGCGCGGTCCGCTCGGGCCGCAGGGCGAGGACGACTGCGAGGCATGGCCCTACCAGGACGAGGAGTTGACCTTCACCGTCGCGCTGGACGGCGGTCCGCACTTCGTCTGCGAGGTGCTCGACGACCCCGCGCTCGTACTGCACCGCTACGGCGGTACGTACGGCCCGGCGCGGTTCGTCGTCACGGCGGGCCGGGTGACCGGGCCCGCCGGACTGTGGCTCACCATCACCAACCAGTGGGGGATGCCGGTCCGCAAGGCCGCGCTGCCCTGCCGGATCAGGGAACCGGCAGTGGACGGGTCCGCGCAGTCCCCGTCGGTCGTCGGATACGTCCCCGACCGGTCGCCCGCACCCGAGGAGTACTGGCCGGCCACCGTGGACGCGGCGCCGCCCGCGCGACCGGAGACCTCGGCGACCACCGAGCCCTCCGGGACACCTCCGGCCACGCGACCGGCGTCCGGTCCTGCGGACCATGTCACCATCAGTTTCGCCGGTTTCAACCGCGCCTGGGCGGCATGGATCGGAGACCGTCTGGAGCGCCGTGGAGTGACGGTCGTCCGCCAGCGCTGGGACCCCCCGTCGGAGCTCCCACTGGAGGAGATGTTGCGGGACCTGTTGCTCGCCCGGGGCCAGGTACTGCTGATCCTCAGCGACTGGTACTTCCAGCTCGGTCCGCGCAGCCGCGACGAGTGGGACAGCGCGTTGCGGGAGGTCGTCGCCTCCGACCCCGACCGCTTCGCGGCCGTCAGTGTCACCACCTCCGCGCTGCCCGGCGCCACCTCGCTCCTCGAAGCCGCAGACCTGACCGCCGTCGGCGCCGACGAGGCCGAGCGGCGGCTGCTGGTCCGTCTGGGTCTGTCCACCGACCCGCTGCCCGAGTCCGTCGAGGCCAGGCAGGGGCCCCGGTTTCCGGCCGAGATCCCCGAGGTGTGGGGCGGGGTGCCGAGGCGCAGCACCCGGTTCACCGGCCGGGAGGAGCTGCTCAACCGGACGTACGAGGTCTTCCAGGACGCCGGACCCGGTGCCGGGGTGGTGACGCTGCACGGCATGTCCGGCGTCGGGAAGACCCAGTTGGCAGCCGAGTACGTCTACCGTTTCGGTTCCGAGTACGACGTGGTGTGGTGGGTGCCCGCCGATCGCCGGACTCTCTACCGTCAGAAGCTCGCCGAACTCGCCCCCGAACTGGGTCTGTCCACCGGCGCCGAGTACGGCGAACGGCTGCGCGCGGTACGTGACGCGCTGCGCCGCGGCGAGCCCCACTCCCACTGGCTCCTGGTCCTCGACGGCGCCGACGAACCCGAACAGATCTGGGACCTGGTGCCGACCGGCCCCGGACATGTCCTGATCACCTCCCGCAACCCGGAGTGGAGCCAGCACAACAGCAACCTCGTCGAGGTCCCGGTCTACGACCGCGAGGAGTCGGTCGCCTTCATCCGCCGCCGGGCCCCGCGCCTGACCCCGGCCGAGGCCGACCAGTTCGCCGACGCACTCGAAGACCTCCCGCTGCTCCTCGACCAGACCGCGGGCTGGCTCAACGACTCCGACATGTCGGTGGAGGAGTACATCGAGCTCCTCGAAGGCGGCATCGACCAGGACGTCGTCAAGGTCTCCGCGGACTTCCCGCTCGCCTTCCGGACCGCCTGGTCGATACTGCTGAACAGGATCACGGAACTGGCCCCCGAGGCGGTCGAACTCCTCAGGATCTGCACCTGTTTCGCGCCCGACGCCCTCCCCCTCCACCTGCTGCGGAGGATCGCCTGGCACACCGTCACCGGCCTGGAAATCTTCGTGGACCCCGGCGCGCTCGACCGCGCCATCCAGCAGCTGCTGCGCTACTCCATCACCCGGCTGGAGACCACCGGCACCCCCACGACCGGGGCGACGGAGCTGGACGGGGCCCTCCACATACACCGCATGATCCACCGGATGGTGCGGAGCGACATGCCGGACGCCAAGCGCGAGGAGTACCGCAGGGCGGCCCGGACCGCGCTGGCCGCCATCAACAGCGGGCAGCCCTCCGACGTGCGGATGTGGCCGCAATACGCCGCGATCACCCCGCATCTGAAGTGGGCGGAGGTGCTGGAGAGCACCGAATTCCCGGTGCAGACACTTGTTCTGGACTGTCTGCGCTACATGTACCTCTCCGGGGAGTACGGCAGCGGCATCCGGCTCGCCGAACCGGCCATGAACTCCTGGCGGACACTGCTCGGCGGGACACACCCACGGATCTGGGACCTCGGCCACCACTACGCCAATCTGCTGCGTGCCCTCGGCAACTACCGGACGAGCGAAGGCGTCGAGCGCGCGGCGGCCGACCATCTGCGGGCCGAACGCGGCGAACTGGATCCGGAGCATCTGCGGGCGGCGGGCGGCCTCGCCGCCGATCTGCGGGGTCTCGGGCGCTACCCGGAGGCGCTGGAACTCTCCGCCTCGATCCGCGACCGCTACTTCACCGTTCTGGGCCAGGAGGACTACCGCACGCTGAACGCGGACAACAACCTCGCCGTGTCGCTGCGGCTCCTGGGGCGGTACGGCGAGGCGCTGGAGCAGGACCGGCACACCCTGGCCCGGCGACGCTCCGTGCTGGGCGCAAGCGCTCCGGCCACCCTGTACTCCGAGATCAACTGCGCCATCGACCTGCGGCTGCTCGGACACCACCGTGAGGCCGGGGAGACTCTGCGGCACACGGTCGGCGGACATCTGCAGTCGATGGGGGCCAACAATCCGCAGACCCTGCGCGCCCAGCACAACCTCGCGCTGTGCCAGTACTTCGCGGACGGTCCGGCCGCCGCCCTGCCCCTCCTCACTGATGTGCGGGAGCGCTGTCTGCGGCTCCTCGGCGGGCACGACCCGCTCACTTTGCTGATCACGGCGAGCGGAGCCTGGGCGGAGCGGCGGTCGGGCGAGTTTGGGCGAGCCTTGCGGCTGCACGAGGAGGTGGTGGTGGGATACCGGTGGATGCTGGGCGAGGAGCACCCGTACACCATCGGGGTCGAGGGCAACCTCGGGCTGATGCGCTGGACACTGGGTGAGCGGGACACCGCGAGCTACGAGATCGAAAGGGCCCGCACCCTGATGGCCGAGGCGGTCGGGGACGAACACCCATGGGCGATCGGGTGCGCACTGAACGCGACGATCGTCCGGATGAGGAACGGGTGGGCCGACGAGGCACACGAACTGGGCCGGGTGAACCGCACACGGGCCGCCGCATCGCTGGGACCGGAGCACCCGCTCGCCACCGCCTGCCGGCATGCGGGTGACTGGGTACGCGTCGAGTCCCTGGCCTTCTGGGACTTCGAACCCCTGATCATCTGA